From Saprospiraceae bacterium, one genomic window encodes:
- a CDS encoding NAD-dependent epimerase/dehydratase family protein, which translates to MRKILITGGAGFIGSHLADRLLAKGDHVLVIDNYQTGRRDNLSPHPNLKIIEGSIADAGLVHRCFDEFKPELVVHAAASYKDPNNWIEDVNTNILGTIHVVEAAKKNEVKRFIYFQTSLCYGLKPLEQPITLKHPLFSGDYPGGSSYAISKTSGEQYIELSGLEFLSFRLANAYGPRNISGPLPTFFQRLTTGKACFVMDTRRDFIYIDDLVAVVLGALEGKGEKGYYHIATGADYSIKELFDATIKSLGIQLEKEVEVRPRGEDDVFTILIDPSKTEKHFDWKAKTALEYGVDQAIQYYQKYGIEQTFTHLKKMD; encoded by the coding sequence ATGAGAAAAATATTAATCACAGGTGGTGCGGGATTCATCGGTTCGCATCTTGCAGATCGCTTACTGGCGAAGGGAGACCATGTATTGGTCATTGACAATTATCAGACAGGAAGAAGAGACAATCTCAGCCCTCATCCAAATTTGAAAATCATCGAAGGGAGCATCGCAGATGCAGGTTTGGTGCATCGCTGTTTTGATGAATTTAAACCGGAGCTGGTGGTTCACGCAGCCGCTTCTTACAAAGATCCCAACAATTGGATTGAAGATGTAAACACCAATATTTTGGGTACAATCCATGTGGTGGAAGCTGCCAAAAAAAATGAAGTGAAAAGATTTATCTATTTTCAGACTTCGCTGTGCTATGGATTAAAACCTCTGGAACAACCCATTACTCTAAAACACCCACTTTTTTCTGGTGACTATCCGGGTGGAAGCAGTTACGCAATTAGTAAAACTTCCGGCGAACAATACATCGAACTCAGTGGCTTAGAATTTCTTTCTTTCAGATTGGCCAACGCGTATGGACCGCGCAATATCAGCGGGCCCCTGCCTACTTTTTTTCAAAGACTGACAACCGGCAAAGCTTGCTTTGTAATGGACACGCGCAGGGATTTTATTTACATCGATGATTTGGTCGCTGTCGTGCTTGGCGCCCTGGAAGGAAAGGGAGAAAAGGGATATTACCACATCGCCACCGGAGCAGATTATTCCATCAAAGAATTGTTTGATGCAACCATCAAATCTCTGGGCATCCAATTGGAAAAAGAAGTAGAAGTTCGCCCAAGAGGTGAGGACGATGTTTTTACTATTTTGATCGACCCTTCCAAAACAGAAAAGCATTTTGACTGGAAGGCAAAAACCGCACTTGAATATGGCGTCGATCAGGCCATACAATACTATCAGAAATATGGTATAGAGCAAACATTTACCCACTTAAAGAAAATGGATTAA
- a CDS encoding NAD-dependent epimerase/dehydratase family protein, which produces MSLFENKKILIAGGAGFVGSNLTRAVSQQSPSQIFVVDNLLSSEKENIRDIANVEFIQASIADDAVLHRLYEVGVDFIFHLATYHGNQSSIHDPIADHNNNLITSIKLFDKFKNDARVQKIVYSAAGCAVAEKLVTEASATVEEDIVSLKMDSPYSISKIVGEFYAVYYHKQHQTPIVRARFQNVYGPGEVLGAGQWRGTPATVWRNVTPTFVYKALNGMALQLENAGSGSRDFIFVEDIVYGLIACAEFGTAGEVYNLASGKETTIKEWAELILDLTESSSHLEILPKRDWDTSIKRFGSTVKSKEQLHFEAKTQAVEGLRKTIQWTEANMEFIQKCMDKHKGHLTV; this is translated from the coding sequence ATGTCTCTATTTGAAAACAAAAAAATCCTGATAGCCGGTGGTGCCGGATTCGTTGGAAGCAATTTGACACGAGCGGTTTCTCAACAAAGTCCCTCCCAAATTTTTGTCGTGGACAATTTGTTGTCTTCTGAAAAAGAAAACATTCGGGATATTGCCAATGTGGAATTTATTCAGGCTTCAATTGCAGATGATGCAGTCCTTCATCGATTGTACGAAGTCGGAGTGGATTTTATTTTTCATCTGGCTACCTATCATGGCAACCAGAGTTCGATCCACGATCCGATCGCAGACCACAACAACAATTTGATCACCTCTATCAAATTATTTGATAAATTTAAAAATGATGCGCGTGTTCAAAAGATAGTGTACTCTGCGGCAGGATGTGCGGTTGCAGAAAAACTTGTGACAGAAGCAAGTGCCACCGTGGAAGAGGACATCGTCTCTCTAAAAATGGACAGCCCTTACAGCATTTCAAAGATTGTCGGAGAATTCTATGCCGTTTATTACCACAAACAACATCAGACTCCCATTGTCAGAGCCCGTTTTCAAAATGTATACGGTCCGGGAGAAGTGCTCGGAGCGGGTCAATGGAGAGGAACTCCGGCGACGGTGTGGAGAAATGTTACACCCACTTTTGTGTACAAAGCACTCAACGGGATGGCTTTGCAACTGGAGAATGCAGGTTCGGGTTCGAGGGATTTTATTTTTGTGGAGGACATCGTCTATGGGTTGATCGCCTGTGCAGAATTCGGCACAGCAGGTGAGGTGTACAACCTGGCCAGCGGGAAAGAAACCACCATCAAAGAATGGGCCGAATTGATTTTGGATTTAACTGAAAGCAGTTCTCATTTGGAGATTTTGCCAAAAAGAGATTGGGATACTTCCATCAAGCGTTTTGGCAGCACCGTAAAATCGAAAGAGCAACTCCATTTTGAAGCAAAGACACAAGCGGTGGAAGGTTTGAGAAAAACCATCCAATGGACAGAAGCGAATATGGAGTTTATCCAAAAATGCATGGACAAACACAAGGGTCATTTGACGGTATAG
- a CDS encoding universal stress protein produces MYKILCPVDFSPASENALEYAIEFGKIHSAQIVLLHVFSIPVASADAFVFVPGMEEIEQIKNAWQERMESLILKYKPQLNEAMTLSGVVRYGEATMEILLLARDLKPNLLVMGMQGEGFIKEKIIGSVATRVMAEYEHPILIIPSECKYKEIHHIVFFYDGQDFKDHHVLSPLVETVESLNSNLRVCTIAPSVDEFPDFQDKLCADSLAPSLKQLHNVGYNIVQSPHFLDAIEHYLSQHPADLIFTVKRKYHFLESLFKTSKAKTLAFHSHLPLLSSLD; encoded by the coding sequence ATGTATAAAATTCTCTGTCCTGTTGATTTTAGTCCGGCATCAGAAAATGCTTTGGAATATGCCATCGAATTCGGAAAAATTCACTCTGCACAAATTGTGCTGCTCCATGTTTTTTCGATTCCTGTTGCCTCTGCAGATGCCTTTGTCTTTGTACCCGGTATGGAGGAAATTGAACAAATAAAAAATGCCTGGCAGGAAAGAATGGAGAGCCTCATCCTAAAGTACAAACCACAATTGAATGAAGCCATGACCCTCTCAGGAGTCGTTCGTTACGGTGAAGCTACCATGGAGATTCTCTTATTGGCCAGGGACCTGAAACCAAACTTGCTTGTCATGGGTATGCAAGGAGAGGGATTCATCAAAGAAAAAATCATCGGAAGTGTCGCCACCAGGGTGATGGCTGAATACGAACACCCCATCCTTATTATTCCATCTGAATGCAAATACAAAGAAATTCACCACATTGTGTTTTTCTACGACGGACAGGATTTTAAAGACCATCATGTATTAAGCCCTCTTGTTGAAACCGTCGAATCCTTAAACTCCAATCTGAGGGTTTGTACCATTGCCCCCAGCGTGGACGAGTTCCCTGACTTTCAGGATAAATTATGCGCAGATTCTCTTGCCCCCTCGTTAAAGCAACTCCACAATGTAGGATACAACATTGTCCAATCACCGCATTTTCTGGATGCCATTGAACATTATTTGTCACAGCATCCGGCCGATTTGATTTTTACAGTCAAAAGAAAGTACCATTTTTTAGAATCACTGTTTAAGACCAGTAAGGCAAAAACACTTGCTTTTCATTCACACCTTCCTTTGCTTTCATCATTAGATTAA
- the nhaD gene encoding sodium:proton antiporter NhaD, with protein sequence MLIAMMITFVLGYLMIILEHPLKIDKAVSAIFTGVICWVIVAIYHETIQSGSEPSELVAHHLGEIAQILLFLIGAMTIVELIDAHKGFNVLSELIKSNKKSTLLILISFLSFFISAVLDNLTTTIVMISLVRKLIHGADARKWYAGFIIIAANAGGAWSPLGDVTTTMLWIGGKVSTEELIKYVFFPSVLCLLVPLFIGLLFTNHFKGNVQPAEDTSEHSKLGSSKIMLIVGILSFLSVPVFKTLTHLPPYLGMMLALAIVWLVSEFVDTKVEAFTHEEKYKLTARYALSKIEIPGILFFFGILTAVAALDTVGILASMATQLDAFLGHKDYVAIVLGVLSAIIDNVPLVAGSMGMFELPKDHEFWHFIAYSAGTGGSLLIIGSAAGVAAMGMENIDFIWYLKKIGGLAALGFITGCIWFLVVGG encoded by the coding sequence ATGTTGATAGCCATGATGATAACTTTTGTTTTGGGATATCTGATGATCATCCTGGAACATCCCCTCAAAATTGACAAGGCTGTATCCGCCATTTTTACCGGAGTCATCTGCTGGGTGATCGTTGCAATCTATCATGAAACCATTCAATCCGGTTCTGAACCTTCTGAGCTGGTCGCACATCACCTTGGAGAAATTGCCCAAATTTTACTCTTTCTGATTGGGGCGATGACCATTGTTGAATTGATTGATGCTCACAAAGGATTTAATGTTTTATCCGAATTAATAAAGAGCAATAAAAAAAGTACTTTATTAATTCTTATCAGCTTTCTTTCATTTTTCATTTCAGCGGTGCTGGACAATCTGACCACCACCATTGTGATGATTTCACTGGTCAGAAAACTGATTCACGGTGCAGATGCAAGAAAATGGTATGCCGGATTTATCATCATCGCTGCCAATGCGGGTGGCGCTTGGTCCCCTTTGGGCGACGTCACAACCACCATGCTTTGGATCGGTGGCAAAGTGAGCACCGAAGAATTGATCAAGTATGTTTTCTTTCCTTCCGTCCTTTGTCTTCTAGTGCCTCTTTTTATCGGATTGCTTTTTACAAATCATTTCAAAGGCAATGTCCAGCCAGCGGAAGACACTTCGGAGCACTCCAAACTTGGCTCTAGTAAAATCATGCTCATTGTGGGAATTTTATCCTTTCTTTCCGTTCCAGTTTTCAAAACCCTTACCCATCTGCCTCCTTATTTAGGAATGATGCTCGCACTCGCCATTGTATGGCTGGTTTCTGAATTCGTGGACACCAAAGTGGAAGCCTTTACCCATGAAGAAAAATACAAGTTGACTGCCCGCTATGCTCTTTCCAAGATTGAAATACCCGGCATCCTTTTTTTCTTTGGGATTCTGACAGCTGTTGCTGCTTTAGATACGGTCGGAATTCTTGCCAGTATGGCGACGCAACTCGATGCATTTCTTGGTCATAAAGACTATGTAGCCATCGTTTTAGGCGTCCTCTCCGCCATCATAGACAATGTTCCGCTGGTAGCCGGCTCTATGGGTATGTTTGAATTACCCAAGGACCACGAATTTTGGCATTTTATCGCTTATTCCGCAGGCACCGGTGGCTCTTTGCTGATCATCGGATCTGCCGCCGGAGTAGCCGCGATGGGAATGGAAAACATCGATTTCATTTGGTACCTCAAAAAAATCGGAGGCCTGGCGGCCCTTGGCTTTATCACAGGTTGTATTTGGTTTTTGGTGGTCGGGGGATAG
- a CDS encoding Bax inhibitor-1/YccA family protein codes for MFSTRTGSSPMLRPSILENSQNKTLELSERMTVAGAINKSLIMGALLLITAAIAWMMPNMIFLWTGAIGGLVCVIASAFRPQWSAWIAPTYALLEGLFIGTISYFYASMYDGIVFHASSLTIALFFLMLFLFKSGIIKVNQTFRSIIIGATAAIAVVYLITLVLSFFSIQVPFIHGNGIFGIGFSLLVVGIAAFNLMLDFDFFEKGEQGGLAKHYEWYAAMGLWVTLIWLYIEMLRLLSKISSRD; via the coding sequence ATGTTTTCCACCCGTACCGGCTCAAGCCCGATGCTCAGACCTTCTATTCTTGAAAACAGCCAAAACAAGACCCTCGAACTTTCAGAAAGGATGACCGTAGCCGGTGCGATCAATAAATCCCTCATCATGGGAGCACTTCTGTTGATAACTGCAGCTATAGCCTGGATGATGCCCAACATGATATTCCTGTGGACCGGAGCCATTGGAGGACTGGTTTGCGTCATTGCTTCTGCCTTCAGGCCTCAGTGGTCCGCATGGATTGCTCCTACTTATGCACTTTTAGAAGGTTTGTTCATAGGAACCATCTCCTACTTTTACGCTTCCATGTATGATGGAATTGTATTTCATGCCTCCAGTCTGACCATTGCCTTGTTTTTTCTGATGCTTTTTTTGTTTAAATCAGGGATTATAAAAGTCAATCAAACATTCCGCTCGATCATTATAGGTGCAACTGCAGCCATTGCAGTCGTATATCTGATCACTTTGGTATTAAGCTTTTTTAGCATTCAGGTTCCATTTATCCATGGCAATGGAATATTTGGAATTGGATTTAGCCTTCTGGTGGTTGGAATTGCAGCTTTTAATTTGATGCTCGATTTTGATTTTTTTGAAAAAGGTGAACAAGGCGGATTGGCAAAACATTACGAATGGTATGCAGCCATGGGTCTCTGGGTCACTTTGATCTGGCTCTACATTGAAATGCTTCGATTGCTGTCTAAAATTTCGAGCAGAGATTAA
- a CDS encoding ribonuclease HII: MNKLRSYYKKNQYEAGCDEAGRGCLAGPVVAAAVILDPDRPIKNLQDSKKLTENQRLSLRDEILEKAKSWSVQTQSPQEIDHYNILQASLRAMALCVQQLSPMPALVLVDGNKPIPISHIPQMAIVRGDGIYQSIAAASILAKTYRDAIMIDLHREYEGYGWHENKGYPTAFHREAIKLFGLSPHHRRSFKCFESNPQEIHFPV; this comes from the coding sequence GTGAATAAATTAAGATCATATTATAAAAAAAATCAATATGAAGCTGGTTGTGATGAAGCCGGACGAGGGTGCCTTGCCGGTCCGGTCGTTGCCGCTGCGGTCATATTGGATCCGGACAGACCCATTAAAAATTTGCAGGATAGTAAAAAACTAACTGAAAATCAAAGATTAAGCTTAAGGGATGAGATTTTGGAAAAGGCAAAATCCTGGTCCGTCCAAACTCAATCCCCACAGGAGATTGATCACTACAATATTCTCCAGGCCAGTCTTCGGGCAATGGCTCTTTGTGTTCAACAATTGTCTCCGATGCCCGCCTTGGTGCTAGTGGATGGAAACAAACCAATACCGATCAGCCACATTCCACAAATGGCCATTGTCAGGGGGGACGGCATCTATCAATCCATTGCTGCGGCTTCCATTCTGGCAAAAACTTACCGCGATGCCATCATGATTGACTTACATCGTGAATACGAAGGATATGGCTGGCATGAAAACAAGGGTTACCCCACCGCCTTTCACCGGGAGGCCATAAAGCTTTTTGGACTGAGTCCTCACCACCGGAGGTCATTCAAGTGTTTCGAATCCAATCCACAAGAAATTCATTTTCCAGTATGA
- a CDS encoding immune inhibitor A: MRSQLLVLSVFLLIFKLGHSQTHWHKLKIPLQGKTILDLQKTGLAFDHGVYVPGETFTGDFTHEEMEKLLAHGFVPEIVPSRLLIEPRTADPCDSFLVNPPVFKMPAEYPFGSMNGFPTLVEIYESLDLMAELYPHLVLSKKRIGNFLTQEGRPIYYVKISDNPELDEQEPEILYTALHHAREPLSMSQMLFYMWYLLENYNKDPEIKRLVNSRAMYFIPCVNPDGYYYNQETNPRGNGFWRKNRKSLTEGIGVDLNRNYGYQWGINDIGSSPDVDSEVFRGLNPFSEIETQAVKAFCESRRFKIAMNYHSHGDILIVPWGYSNLPTRDSTAYMAIAQQLTRYNQFKVGTTFNTLNYEVNGVSDDWMYGTLGIFSFTPEVGYAFWPDRKDITWLNESTQYMNLMSAWNAGACAQMKDLGQTALEERDGNLEILISRTGLEDQAIKLSASIDQAHLFTLDLPSAFHVGAGSHTVLKIPFTLSSQIKYGDQINIELTLQTGDYIHQIQLSKIYLGRPIWEEDCLDTDQWISSGGVLAATSESFTSEPSSFTDSPHSMVIGSGEIKMRTKNILDLTTARDAKLSFRAKWDLDKEVDFAQIKISEDGVSFIPLCGQYTVLGSAFQDLDKPVYTGRQSDWISEWLDLKPWLGKKIYLQLFVATNYSEQDRDGFYIDDIRVYSDLINSSEDKIHPEEFSLKIYPQPAEDHIQLVGDIHAEDEIFLIDLGGNKSKLWKQNQSENGLLVKLPALNTGLYFIQLIRSDGKSLIQKLTIR, from the coding sequence ATGAGGTCTCAACTACTGGTGCTATCCGTATTCTTATTGATTTTTAAGCTCGGTCACTCTCAGACCCATTGGCATAAATTGAAGATTCCCCTGCAAGGAAAAACCATTTTGGATCTTCAAAAAACAGGACTTGCCTTTGATCACGGTGTTTATGTACCCGGCGAGACCTTTACAGGGGACTTTACCCACGAAGAAATGGAAAAACTGCTGGCGCATGGATTTGTACCAGAAATTGTTCCTTCACGTCTTTTAATCGAACCAAGAACCGCTGATCCCTGTGATAGCTTTTTGGTAAATCCCCCTGTTTTCAAGATGCCCGCCGAATATCCTTTTGGATCAATGAATGGTTTTCCGACCTTGGTCGAGATTTACGAGTCCCTTGATTTGATGGCAGAGCTGTATCCTCATCTCGTGCTTTCCAAAAAGAGAATCGGCAATTTTCTGACCCAGGAAGGCAGACCTATTTACTACGTCAAAATTTCTGACAATCCGGAATTGGATGAGCAGGAACCCGAAATTCTCTATACTGCACTGCACCATGCCAGAGAACCCCTGAGCATGTCACAGATGCTTTTTTACATGTGGTATTTGCTTGAAAACTACAATAAGGATCCCGAAATCAAAAGGTTGGTCAACAGCAGAGCCATGTATTTTATACCCTGTGTCAATCCGGATGGTTATTACTACAATCAGGAGACCAATCCAAGAGGAAATGGATTTTGGAGAAAAAACCGAAAAAGCCTCACCGAAGGAATTGGGGTGGATCTCAATCGAAATTACGGATACCAATGGGGAATTAATGACATCGGCTCATCTCCGGATGTGGATTCGGAAGTATTCAGAGGACTCAATCCATTTTCTGAAATAGAAACCCAGGCCGTAAAAGCATTTTGCGAAAGCAGGCGATTTAAAATTGCCATGAATTACCACTCCCATGGAGATATTTTAATTGTTCCCTGGGGATACAGCAATCTGCCGACACGGGATTCAACCGCCTACATGGCGATTGCCCAACAACTCACCCGTTACAATCAATTTAAAGTAGGCACCACATTTAATACCCTGAATTACGAGGTCAACGGTGTCTCAGACGATTGGATGTACGGAACCCTTGGAATATTCTCTTTTACGCCTGAAGTGGGATACGCATTTTGGCCGGATCGCAAAGACATTACCTGGCTCAATGAATCTACCCAATACATGAACCTGATGTCTGCCTGGAATGCAGGTGCCTGTGCCCAGATGAAAGATTTAGGTCAGACTGCATTGGAAGAAAGAGATGGCAATCTGGAGATTTTGATCAGCCGAACCGGTTTGGAAGACCAGGCCATCAAATTATCTGCTTCCATTGATCAGGCCCATCTTTTTACCCTGGATTTACCTTCAGCATTTCATGTCGGAGCTGGATCTCATACCGTATTGAAGATTCCCTTCACTTTGTCCAGTCAAATAAAATATGGTGATCAAATCAACATTGAACTGACTTTGCAAACCGGTGATTACATTCATCAAATTCAGTTGAGTAAAATTTATTTGGGAAGACCCATCTGGGAAGAAGATTGTCTGGACACCGATCAGTGGATTTCATCTGGGGGAGTTTTAGCGGCAACCAGCGAAAGTTTTACTTCAGAGCCTTCTAGTTTTACTGATTCTCCTCATTCGATGGTGATCGGTTCCGGAGAAATTAAAATGCGGACCAAAAATATTCTGGATTTGACCACTGCAAGAGATGCTAAACTGAGTTTTAGAGCCAAATGGGATCTGGACAAAGAAGTAGATTTCGCACAGATCAAGATATCGGAAGACGGTGTAAGTTTTATTCCCTTATGCGGTCAGTACACTGTGCTCGGATCGGCTTTTCAGGATTTGGACAAACCGGTTTATACGGGACGTCAAAGCGATTGGATTTCGGAATGGCTCGATCTAAAACCATGGCTCGGCAAAAAAATATACCTTCAGTTGTTTGTCGCCACCAATTACAGTGAACAGGATCGGGATGGTTTTTACATCGACGATATTCGGGTCTATTCAGACCTCATCAATTCTTCAGAAGATAAAATCCATCCTGAAGAATTTTCGCTTAAAATTTATCCGCAACCTGCAGAAGACCACATCCAGCTTGTCGGTGATATCCATGCGGAAGATGAAATTTTTCTCATTGATTTGGGAGGAAACAAGTCTAAACTTTGGAAGCAGAATCAAAGTGAAAATGGGCTGCTCGTCAAGCTTCCAGCGTTAAATACAGGACTTTATTTTATACAATTGATCCGATCAGACGGAAAAAGTCTGATCCAAAAATTGACAATCCGATAA
- a CDS encoding aldehyde dehydrogenase family protein, with protein MNISQYLSALGLQSKEAGSWSSTVLGSNSSALIESFSPVDGQKIGEVEITSRQEYDRLVEEAHLSFLSWRKIPAPKRGEFVRLLGNKLRENKESLGALVSYEMGKSYQEGLGEVQEMIDICDFAVGLSRQLYGLTMHSERPDHRMYEQWHPLGVVGVISAFNFPVAVWSWNAALAWVCGNTVIWKPSEKTPLCGIAVQKMTAELIREQNLPSGLSILVNGSAEVGQWICKDHRIPLVSATGSTRMGKSVGMTVAERFGKSILELGGNNAIIISPSANLRQVLPAIVFGAVGTAGQRCTSTRRLIIHESVYDQVCVVLKQAYSQLRIGNPLDESNHVGPLIDQDAVRLYLESVQKIKEQGGSFLIEAAVLQGPEYSSGCYVQPCIAEVRTDMPIVRHETFAPILYLLKYKDLDDAIRIQNEVPQGLSSAIMTESLKEAEKFLSHEGSDCGIANVNIGTSGAEIGGAFGGEKETGGGRESGSDAWKAYMRRQTNTISYSDKPTLAQGIKFEF; from the coding sequence ATGAATATTTCACAATATTTGAGCGCTCTGGGACTCCAATCCAAAGAGGCAGGAAGCTGGTCATCCACAGTACTTGGATCCAATTCATCTGCATTGATAGAAAGCTTTTCTCCGGTGGATGGACAAAAGATTGGGGAAGTGGAAATCACATCCAGACAAGAATACGATCGTTTGGTGGAGGAAGCGCATTTGTCCTTCCTCTCCTGGAGAAAAATACCTGCGCCTAAAAGAGGTGAATTTGTCAGATTGTTGGGCAATAAACTGAGAGAAAATAAAGAGTCACTCGGCGCCCTGGTCTCATACGAAATGGGAAAATCCTATCAGGAAGGACTTGGAGAAGTGCAAGAAATGATCGATATCTGTGATTTTGCAGTCGGATTAAGCCGGCAGTTGTATGGCCTTACCATGCATTCAGAAAGACCGGATCACCGGATGTATGAGCAATGGCATCCACTCGGTGTGGTAGGTGTCATTTCTGCTTTCAATTTTCCGGTCGCAGTCTGGTCATGGAATGCGGCTTTGGCATGGGTTTGTGGAAACACCGTGATTTGGAAACCATCCGAGAAAACACCCCTTTGCGGAATTGCTGTACAGAAGATGACTGCAGAACTAATCCGCGAACAAAATCTACCTTCCGGCTTGTCCATTTTGGTAAATGGATCAGCAGAAGTTGGACAATGGATTTGCAAAGACCACAGAATACCCTTGGTTTCAGCCACCGGATCTACGCGCATGGGTAAGTCTGTTGGAATGACCGTCGCTGAAAGATTTGGAAAAAGTATCTTAGAACTCGGCGGCAACAATGCCATCATCATCAGCCCATCTGCCAACCTCCGGCAAGTTTTACCTGCAATCGTTTTTGGAGCAGTAGGCACTGCAGGACAACGCTGTACTTCGACGCGAAGATTGATCATCCATGAATCCGTGTACGATCAGGTTTGCGTTGTATTAAAACAGGCATACAGTCAACTGCGAATTGGAAATCCCTTGGACGAATCCAATCATGTTGGGCCTTTGATTGACCAGGATGCCGTCAGATTGTATCTGGAGTCGGTTCAAAAAATCAAAGAACAGGGAGGAAGTTTTTTGATTGAAGCTGCAGTCCTTCAAGGTCCGGAATATTCAAGTGGTTGTTATGTACAGCCCTGTATTGCAGAGGTCCGCACCGATATGCCAATCGTCCGTCATGAAACTTTTGCACCGATTCTCTATCTGCTTAAATATAAAGATCTTGATGATGCCATCAGGATTCAGAACGAGGTGCCACAGGGATTGTCTTCGGCCATCATGACAGAAAGTCTAAAAGAAGCTGAAAAATTTTTGTCCCATGAGGGATCAGATTGCGGCATAGCGAATGTCAACATCGGCACTTCCGGTGCTGAAATCGGTGGCGCTTTTGGCGGAGAAAAAGAAACGGGAGGAGGAAGAGAGTCAGGATCTGATGCCTGGAAAGCTTATATGAGGCGTCAGACAAATACAATCAGCTATAGCGACAAACCGACTTTGGCGCAAGGGATTAAATTTGAATTTTAA
- a CDS encoding T9SS type A sorting domain-containing protein has protein sequence MLHHYKYNLNYSFQNVIHTICPPKPCPTGSDCELEVYVKEYICDDGEFSVEIDVQNSNSANLCYRVQGGANYQGSLTSFLLGPYTDDIFLTIYLCNTPTCYKRIFIPYLDCDEDDFQGGGSSRVSNSLNDFELRIIPNPIKNGEINIESKMKFTEFEIYNITNQLIQKASFSGPYYRFSADLSPGVYFLNYKNFQGESRTVKFFQQ, from the coding sequence ATGTTACACCATTACAAATACAATTTAAATTATTCTTTTCAAAATGTAATACACACAATTTGCCCACCTAAGCCTTGCCCCACTGGCAGTGATTGTGAGCTGGAAGTTTATGTTAAAGAATATATTTGCGACGATGGTGAATTTTCAGTTGAAATAGATGTACAAAATTCAAATTCAGCTAATCTTTGTTACAGAGTTCAAGGTGGTGCTAATTATCAGGGTTCATTGACTTCATTTCTCTTAGGACCATATACTGATGACATTTTTTTAACAATTTATCTCTGTAATACTCCAACATGTTACAAGCGTATATTTATTCCTTATTTGGATTGTGATGAAGATGATTTTCAAGGTGGCGGTTCGTCTAGAGTAAGTAATAGTTTAAATGATTTTGAATTGAGAATCATTCCAAATCCAATAAAAAATGGGGAAATTAACATAGAATCAAAAATGAAATTTACGGAATTTGAAATCTATAATATCACAAATCAATTAATTCAAAAAGCTTCATTTTCTGGGCCTTATTACCGCTTTTCAGCTGATCTAAGTCCAGGAGTATATTTTTTAAATTACAAGAATTTCCAAGGAGAATCTAGAACTGTAAAATTCTTTCAACAATAG